From a single Phycisphaerae bacterium genomic region:
- the istA gene encoding IS21 family transposase, with translation MLIVETIRKIRCAYQRDGKSIRQIARDLRLSRNTVKKVLRGEATEFTYSRATQPLPKLGPYEDSLLGMLSSDADKPRRERRTAMGLFAQLQREGYEGGYDSVRRYVKKWRECTSQAAVGAYIPQSFEPGEAYQFDWSHEFVDLGGAVVKVKVAHFRLCYSRMPFCVAYHRESLEMVLDAHIRAFEFFGGSCRRGIYDNLKTVVTKVLLGKDRLFNPRFCQVASHYLVEPVACTPAAGWEKGQVENQVSFMRGRVFVPRVKCAGLSELNRYLADRCRTLAAGHRHPEMKDRTVAEVFAEEQSRLVLVGTAFDGFKETAVRVSSTSLVSYDSNRYSVDSSAVGRTVMLRAYADRVRVVNDGVIIAEHPRLFGRHGVSYDPWHYVSVLERKPGALRNGAPFKDWDLPAPLAGMREALGTKSDGDRQFVGILGTIGAYGLEAVAAACAEALAAKTPSRDVVLNILSRVGDDDEPAFPAAEHLPALAREPLADCGRYDVLLSGGERHA, from the coding sequence ATGCTGATTGTGGAGACGATACGGAAGATTCGCTGTGCGTACCAGCGAGATGGGAAATCGATCCGTCAGATTGCGCGTGACTTGCGCTTGTCGCGCAACACGGTGAAGAAGGTGCTTCGTGGGGAGGCGACTGAGTTCACCTATTCCCGGGCGACGCAGCCTCTGCCTAAGCTTGGTCCGTATGAGGATTCGCTGCTCGGGATGCTTTCCTCGGACGCAGACAAGCCCCGTCGCGAGAGGCGGACGGCGATGGGGCTCTTCGCGCAGTTGCAGCGAGAGGGCTATGAGGGGGGCTATGACAGCGTTCGCCGCTACGTAAAGAAGTGGCGGGAGTGCACATCCCAGGCTGCTGTTGGCGCCTACATCCCGCAGTCATTCGAGCCAGGCGAGGCGTACCAGTTCGACTGGAGTCATGAGTTCGTCGATCTGGGCGGTGCTGTGGTCAAGGTCAAGGTGGCGCACTTTCGGCTGTGCTACAGCCGGATGCCTTTTTGCGTGGCGTATCATCGCGAATCTCTGGAGATGGTGCTCGACGCGCACATCAGAGCGTTCGAGTTCTTCGGCGGCAGTTGCCGCCGCGGTATCTACGACAACCTCAAGACCGTTGTGACCAAGGTTCTGCTTGGCAAGGATCGTCTATTCAACCCTCGCTTCTGCCAGGTTGCCTCTCATTATCTGGTGGAGCCCGTCGCCTGCACGCCGGCCGCCGGTTGGGAGAAAGGTCAGGTCGAGAACCAGGTAAGCTTTATGCGGGGCCGGGTCTTCGTGCCTCGTGTGAAATGCGCCGGCCTTTCGGAGTTGAACAGGTATCTGGCCGACCGGTGCCGGACACTGGCGGCTGGTCATCGGCATCCCGAGATGAAGGACCGCACGGTCGCCGAGGTGTTCGCCGAGGAGCAGAGCCGACTGGTGCTGGTCGGCACAGCCTTTGACGGCTTCAAGGAGACTGCTGTTCGTGTATCGAGCACATCGCTGGTGAGCTATGACAGCAATCGCTACAGCGTCGATTCCTCGGCGGTTGGCCGGACGGTGATGCTTCGTGCTTATGCTGACCGTGTGAGAGTAGTGAACGACGGGGTGATTATCGCGGAGCACCCGCGCTTGTTCGGCCGTCACGGGGTAAGCTACGATCCGTGGCACTATGTGTCGGTTCTGGAGCGCAAACCGGGAGCTTTGAGGAACGGAGCGCCGTTCAAGGACTGGGACTTGCCTGCGCCTCTTGCGGGGATGCGTGAGGCGCTTGGCACGAAGTCCGATGGCGACCGGCAGTTTGTCGGCATCCTCGGCACGATAGGCGCCTATGGGCTTGAAGCTGTCGCGGCTGCCTGTGCTGAGGCGCTTGCAGCGAAGACCCCGAGCCGTGATGTGGTCCTCAACATCCTCTCGCGAGTCGGCGATGATGACGAGCCAGCGTTCCCGGCCGCCGAGCATTTGCCGGCCCTTGCCAGGGAGCCTCTTGCGGACTGCGGCCGGTATGACGTTTTGCTCTCAGGAGGTGAGCGGCATGCTTAG